The following proteins come from a genomic window of Shewanella halifaxensis HAW-EB4:
- a CDS encoding ShlB/FhaC/HecB family hemolysin secretion/activation protein, which produces MGRVFSLALAIIFSIQVGAASAENKSKTSDNKRPEDYEQKKQTKNIVIKSNDIFDLSDPETFFIHRWANYLHINTRDLVIRDKLSFSEGNKVSQKDLEEAQRILRSQAYIRDARVTFSQPAADADLADEGENILVETWDNWSLLPTFSASHSGGESKFSIGLKEDNLLGYGIRTRIKYQSDTDRTGYKFAVEAPVNFIKHATIAASFYDNSDGQAKYLYFNKPFYSLDGSHMYSAEYLDDLRVDTLKQNGQDINEFEHAEAYNNARFGWLIERDSQSLSRIITGITQDRHEFAHVDNYPSSQLPQDRDFLYPWVAYQYLQDDFKVLNNVHLINYNEDFNLGWQHYFKLGIETRDLNNSSPVGYHLGWKSSRGYQGDEQLILLEMDAKGVFATSQKDFYQVNLVAEYFYHITPKWTAYSKLRLSTSQNNYLDEPFALGDETGIRGYPNDYQYGDHQWAFTAELRNYPNINLYQLAELGWALFTDVGHAFGGSDENNAVSSPIGSVGIGARIYSSKSSYGNVAHIDLSVPYTSGVEVNSWEWRFQVKSHF; this is translated from the coding sequence ATGGGGCGGGTGTTCAGCCTAGCATTAGCGATCATTTTTAGCATCCAAGTGGGTGCCGCTTCGGCTGAAAACAAAAGCAAAACATCAGATAACAAGCGCCCAGAAGATTATGAGCAGAAAAAGCAAACCAAGAATATTGTGATCAAGAGTAACGACATTTTTGATCTCTCCGACCCTGAAACCTTTTTCATCCATCGCTGGGCCAACTATTTACATATCAATACGCGAGACTTAGTGATCCGCGATAAACTGAGCTTTTCAGAAGGTAATAAAGTCAGCCAGAAAGATCTAGAAGAGGCGCAGCGAATTTTACGTTCTCAGGCCTATATCCGCGACGCTAGAGTCACATTTTCTCAACCTGCAGCCGATGCCGATCTCGCAGATGAAGGTGAAAATATTCTGGTTGAAACCTGGGATAACTGGTCACTACTGCCCACCTTTAGCGCCAGCCATAGCGGCGGAGAAAGTAAGTTTTCTATCGGACTCAAAGAGGATAACTTGCTCGGCTACGGTATCCGCACTCGCATTAAGTACCAATCAGATACTGACCGAACGGGTTATAAATTTGCAGTAGAGGCACCTGTAAACTTCATCAAACACGCCACCATCGCCGCTAGCTTTTATGACAACAGCGATGGTCAGGCTAAGTATCTCTATTTTAATAAACCTTTCTACAGCTTAGACGGCAGCCATATGTATTCCGCCGAATACTTAGATGATTTGCGTGTCGATACTCTCAAACAAAACGGCCAAGATATTAACGAGTTTGAGCATGCAGAGGCCTATAATAATGCACGTTTTGGCTGGCTGATTGAGCGTGATAGTCAGTCGCTTTCTCGAATAATCACCGGGATAACCCAAGACCGTCACGAGTTTGCTCATGTAGATAACTACCCTAGTTCACAGCTCCCACAAGATAGAGACTTTCTTTACCCTTGGGTTGCCTATCAATATCTGCAGGATGACTTTAAGGTGCTAAACAATGTGCACCTGATTAATTACAACGAAGACTTTAACTTAGGTTGGCAGCACTACTTTAAGCTAGGTATCGAAACTCGGGATCTCAATAACAGCTCGCCCGTGGGTTATCACTTAGGCTGGAAATCTAGCCGTGGCTATCAGGGGGATGAACAACTGATTCTATTAGAGATGGATGCTAAAGGTGTGTTTGCCACCAGCCAGAAGGATTTCTATCAAGTTAATCTTGTTGCAGAGTATTTCTACCATATCACACCCAAATGGACTGCCTACTCAAAACTCAGACTCAGCACCTCTCAAAATAACTACTTGGACGAGCCATTCGCCCTAGGTGATGAGACGGGTATTCGCGGCTATCCAAATGACTACCAGTATGGCGATCATCAATGGGCCTTTACCGCCGAACTCCGTAACTACCCTAACATCAATCTGTATCAGTTAGCCGAACTCGGCTGGGCACTCTTTACCGATGTGGGTCACGCCTTTGGTGGGTCCGATGAAAATAATGCCGTGTCTTCGCCTATCGGCAGTGTCGGTATTGGCGCTAGAATTTATTCATCGAAATCGAGCTATGGCAATGTCGCTCATATCGATTTAAGTGTGCCTTATACCAGTGGGGTGGAGGTCAACAGTTGGGAGTGGCGTTTTCAGGTAAAGAGTCACTTCTAA
- a CDS encoding DUF6491 family protein: MRLLKLIPLLFIVVLAGCASSEASKEHAAMYTFPDLEQVNSIDNFRMDGWESVDRYSIIVDSRPRQSYLLILSGGLNGLNFAQGLLVTSTLGKVEAGFDSVSTLDDPMMKAQIKRIYKLKDKQQKNEIKAKIEAYDDDK, encoded by the coding sequence ATGCGTTTACTCAAATTAATACCTTTATTGTTTATTGTGGTTTTAGCGGGTTGTGCTTCGAGTGAAGCGAGCAAAGAGCACGCGGCAATGTATACCTTTCCTGATTTAGAGCAGGTCAATTCGATAGATAACTTTCGTATGGATGGCTGGGAGAGTGTGGATAGGTATTCGATTATCGTGGACTCTCGACCTAGACAGAGTTATCTGCTGATCTTAAGTGGCGGCTTAAATGGTCTTAACTTTGCCCAAGGTTTATTGGTGACATCTACTCTAGGCAAAGTAGAGGCAGGATTCGATTCGGTCTCGACACTTGATGATCCTATGATGAAGGCACAAATCAAGCGGATCTATAAGCTAAAAGATAAACAGCAGAAAAATGAAATTAAGGCCAAAATCGAAGCTTATGATGATGACAAATAA